AATTGGTTGAAAGAATGCATGGAAATATGGGTTTCGAAAGCGAAGAGGGAAAGGGAAGCTTGTTCTGGTTTGAATTGCCCAGTACCGATGAATTTGGCATGCGCGCGGCCGAGCCCATGGCCAAGCAAGAGCAAGTATATAATGATAACCGCCCGTTGATTCTGCATATAGAAGATGATGTGGATTTAAGCACTTTATTGGCCAATGCGCTTAGCGAGCGCGCGGAAATTATTCAAGCGCCGACAATATATCAAGCGGAAAAGCTATTAAAAGAAAAGAATTTCTCCCTGGTAATTTTGGATATCAATATGCCGGATGGAAATGGTCTGACATTGCTGGATCGCATGGCGACATTAACCGATTATCCGGTGCCGTGGCTTATTTTGTCGGCCTATGAAACAACGTTGGATATTCGGGATCGCGTTGCGGCCACCATGATTAAATCAAGGGTTCCCGAAGGGAAGGTAATTGAAACTATTCTTAAAATACTGCAGCAGCCTACTACGCCTAAAGAAGGAGAAAAATATGGAACATAAACTGCGGCGGATCATGTGCGTGGATGACGAATTCGATGTGCTGGATATAACCAAAGAATGTTTGGAAACTGTGGGCGGATTTAATGTCACCTGTTGCAGCAGCGGGGCAGAGATGTTCTCTAGGTTAAAGGAAACATGTCCGGATTTGATATTGTTGGATGTGATGATGCCGGGCATGGACGGATTGAAAGTCCTTGAAGAGATACAAAAGAGCCCAGAGTTCAGTCATGTTCCGGTGGTATTTATGACAGCCAGGGTACAGCCAAAAGAGCTGGAGGAATATAAGCGTCTTGGATCGAAAGCGGCGATCCCAAAACCATTCGATCCCATGCAATTATCGGCCCAGGTTGAGGAAATCTGGTTAAAATACGCATAGATAATAACCTTGCGGGGGTCTGCAAAGTTTTTATGCTTCCTAACGGATAGAAAATTTAAAGAATCGTAGATAAAGCCGCAGAAAACGTCTATGCCGCTTCGTCCGTTTTGGAGCCATCCAAATCTTCAAGTATGCCGCGCTCCACAAGAGCTTCACGCATACGGTTCATGAATTTTGCGAATTGTTCTTGTTCGGTTTTACTGAAATCGGAAAATAATTCCGATACACGGTCTTTGAATACGGTACATCCTTCCGCCAGCTTTTTTTCCGCCTTGGCGGTTGTTTGAATCATAATCGCGCGCCGATCCTTGGGGTGGGGTTTGCGTTCAACCAGCCCGTCTTTTTCCAACGCATCGACCAGAGCAGTGATATTGGTGGCGGTGACGCCCAATTCATCGCTTAATGCGCCCATGGTCATGGGGCCATTATCCATCAACAATCCCATTAACCGCAGCCGTTGCGGGGTCATGCCTTGCTGTTCCATGCGCGATTCCGCCCACCGGGTGAAACCGGGGCTGATATGCCAGAACAATTCCACCAATTGATGCTTGGCCGGGGCATTTTTTCCCTGGCTGAAACGGCATGCTTTGGTTTTGCTTTTTGTCGACAAGGATCAATTCCTATATTGCAATTTGATGACAAGTGACCTGAACAATATACACATAAAAAATATACATGTATATATAATTCATATATTGACTATATGGCATGGCGGAGCTACCTTTGCAAGGAAATTTATTATTCGCGGAGATTTTGGCCATGTTTCGTTTTAAATACCTCATCCTGTTAATTCTGATCGCGGTGATCGGTTACTTTATATATGTGCGCGTTATGATGCATGGCGGGGCGGGGCATGAAATGGCGGGAATGCCGCCAAATATGGCCATGCCGGTCAGCGTTGCCGAGGTTCTTGAACGCCAAGTACAGGAATGGAATGAATTTTCCGGCCGTTTGGTTGCGGTGGATCAGGTGGAAATCCGTCCCCGTGTATCCGGCACCATCGATTCGATCCATTTTTCCGATGGCGATAACGTAAAAAAAGGCGCGGTTTTATTTACCATTGATCCCCGCCCGTACGAAGCCGCGTATCAAGCCGCGAATGCGCGCGCTATTCTGACCGAAACCGAATTCAGCCGGGCGGAACGGCTGATGGCGGATAAAGCCATTTCGCAACGCGAATACGATCAGCGCAAAAACGATGTTCGCGTCGCAAGGGCCGATTTGACCCGAGCAAAGCTGGATTTGGGATATACTAAAATCGTCGCGCCAATTCCTGGCCGCGTCAGCCGCGCTGAAATTACGGTTGGCAACCTGGTCGATGCCGGCGGCAATGCGCCAGTGTTAACTACGATTGTATCCAACCGTCCTATTTACGCGGATTTCGATGTGGATGAATCGACTTATTTGCGGTACACCCGCGGCGCGGATGGCCAGGCGCAAAGTTTCGATCAGATCCCGGTCATGATGGGCCTGGCTACGGAAACTGGTACTCCGCATACAGGGCGGATCGAGTCATTCGACAATAAATTAAACCCGGCATCCGGTACGATCCGTGTGCGCGCTATTTTTGAAAATGCCGATGGGTCATTGGTGCCAGGGTTGTTCGCCCGTATTAAGCTGGGCAGCCCAACGGAAACCAAAGCCTTATTGATTACGGATCGCGCCGTGGGCACGGATCAAAGCAAGAAATTCGTGCTGGTGGTCGGTAATGACAATAAAGTGGAATATCGCGAGGTCAAATTGGGCAATGTGGCCGACGGGTTGCGTATTGTTCAAAACGGCGTACAGGCAGGCGATAAAATAGTCGTCAATGGCTTGCAACGTGCGCGGCCGGGATCTGTTGTGGCTCCTGAAATTGTGCCGATGGATGATAAGCAACCGGCAGCATCCGCATCCCCAACGCCAGCAAGCGCTGAATCAACGTCGGCTGGAATGACGGAGCCTGCTATGCCAGCCGCTGATCCAGCACCGGCATCACCAACGCCTCCGGCGGAATCTTCTCCGGCTTCTGCGCCGCCGGAAATGCCAAAGGCGCCAGAATCTGCGGCGCCAGGATCCCAGCAACCAGCCGCTAAGGAATAGTCATGAATATCTCCCGGTTTTTTATTGACCGTCCTATTTTCGCAGCGGTTTTGTCGTTGCTGATTTTCATTTCTGGATTCATTGCGATCTGGCAATTGCCTATTTCCGAGTATCCCGAGGTTGTGCCGCCATCGGTGGTTGTTACCGCGCAATATCCAGGCGCGAATCCAAAAGTAATTGCCGAAACGGTCGCCGCGCCACTGGAAGAACAAATTAATGGCGTCGAAGACATGTTGTATATGTTCTCGCAAGGAACATCCGATGGCCGCATGACTTTAACGATCACTTTTAAAATCGGAACGGATGCGGACAAGGCGCAGCAATTGGTCCAGAACCGGGTTAACCAGGCGCTGCCGCGTTTGCCGGATATCGTCCGGCAATTCGGCGTTACCACGGTTAAAAGTTCTTCCGATTTGACCATGGTGGTGCACTTGTTGTCCCCCAGCAATCGTTACGACTTATTGTATCTCAGCAATTATGCGACTTTGAATATTCGGGATCGCTTGCGCCGCTTGCAAGGCACCGGCCAGGTTGAAATTTTTGGCGGCAGCGATTACGCCATGCGGATCTGGCTCGATCCGAATAAAATTGCCGAACGCAATATGTCGGCGGGGGATGTGATCAATGCCATTCGTGAACAAAACGTTCAGGTGGCCGCCGGCGTTATTGGCGCGTCGCCATCGCCAAATACCGATTTACAGCTGAACGTCAATGCTTTGGGCCGTTTGCAGTCGGAAGAAGAATTTGCGGATATTATCCTAAAAACATCCGAAGATGGCGGCGTCACAAGATTAAAAGATGTTGCGCGCATTGAACTGGGTGGGGCGCAATATTCCTTGCGGTCTCTGCTGGACAATAAACAAGCGGTGGCGTTGGGTATTTTCCAAACGCCGGATGCGAATACAATTGAATTGTCCGACCAAGTCCGCGCCACAATGGAAGAGCTGAAAAAAGACTTTCCCGAAGGTTTGGAATATGACATCGTTTACGATCCAACCACATTCGTGCGCGATTCGATCAAGGCGGTTATTCACACGTTGTTAGAAGCCGTTTTCCTGGTTGTATTGGTGGTTATTCTGTTTTTGCAGACCTGGCGCGCTTCGATCATTCCGTTGTTGGCCGTACCGGTTTCTATCATCGGCACGTTTGGCCTGATGCTGTTATTTGGGTTTTCGATTAACGCTTTGTCGCTGTTTGGCCTGGTGTTGTCGATCGGGGTTGTGGTGGACGATGCTATCGTGGTGGTTGAAAACGTGGAACGGAATATCGAATCCGGCCTGTCGCCCAAAGACGCGACTTACCAAGCGATGCGCGAGGTAAGTGGGCCTATCATCGCAATCGGCCTTACTTTGATCGCCGTGTTCGTTCCGATCGCCTTTATCAGCGGCCTGACGGGCCAATTTTACCGCCAGTTCGCGCTGACGATTGCGATTTCGACGATTATTTCGGCATTCAACTCGTTAACCCTAAGCCCCGCTATGGCGGCGCTATTATTAAAAGGGCACGATACGCCAAAAGACTGGCTGGCGCGCGCAATGGACAAGGGGTTGGGTTGGATTTTTCGTCCATTTAATCGTGTTTTTAAAACAGGCGCGGATGCATATTCGGGCCGCGTTGGAAAAGTTCTAAATCACAAGGCGGCGGCTATTTTTGTTTATTTGATTTTAATTTGCCTGACCGTGTTCGGTTTTTCGCATGTGCCGACGGGATATATTCCCGCGCAAGATAAGCAATATCTGATCGGTTTCGCCCAATTGCCGGATGGATCTTCGTTGGATCGCACCGAAGACGTTTTGCGCCGCATGTCGGATATCGTGACAAAAACGCCGGGCGTAGCGCATGCGGTGGCTTTTCCGGGCCTGTCCATTAACGGCTTTACCAATAGTTCCAATGCCGGGATTGTTTTCGTGCCGTTGAAAAATTTCGAAGATCGCAAGCAGTCAGCCGGGGAAATCGCCGGGTCGCTGAATATGCAGTTCGGTGCGATTAAGGATGCGTTTGTGATGGTTCTGCCGCCGCCGCCAATTTTGGGGCTAGGCACGGCAGGCGGATTTAAACTGCAAATCGAAGATCGCGCGGATTTAGGGGACGAGGAATTATTCCGCGTTGCGCAAGAAGTGCAGGGCAAAGCCTGGCAGAATCCTGTTCTGTCGGGAGTCTTCAGCGGTTATCAAATCAACGTGCCGCAGTTGCACATTGATTTAGACCGGACCAAAGCCAAGCAATTGGGCATTCCGATTACCAGCGTATTTGAAACTTTGCAGGTTTATTTGGGGTCTCTTTATATTAACGATTTCAACAAGTTCGGCCGCACATATCAAGTAATTGCTCAGGCCGATGCGCCATTCCGCGACCAGGCCGAAGACATCGCGCAATTAAAAGTTCGCAATGATTGGGGTCAGATGGTTCCACTCGGCAGTATTTTGACCGTTACCCAAAGTTATGGGCCGGAACGTTCGATGCGGTATAACGCCTATCGGACAGCGGATATTAATGGCGGGCCATCGATGGGATATTCTTCGGGTCAGGCGCAACAGGCGATTGAAAAGATTTTGCACGAAACCTTGCCAAAAGGCATGAGTTACGAATGGACCGATTTAACCTATCAGCAAATTTTGGCTGGAAACACTTCGTTATATGTGTTCCCGCTTTGTGTGTTGTTGGTGTTCCTGGTTTTGGCCGCGCAGTACGAAAGCTTGATTTTACCTCTTGCGGTCATTCTGATTGTGCCAATGTGCCTGCTATGCGCCATTTTCGGCGTATGGTTTTCCGGTGGCGACAATAATATCTTTACCCAAATAGGATTGATCGTGCTGGTGGGGCTTGCCTGTAAAAACGCGATTTTGATTGTGGAATTCGCGCGTGAATTGGAATTGGAAGGGGCCACGCCATTAAAGGCGGCGATTGAGGCGGCGCGTCTTCGTTTGCGTCCGATCCTGATGACATCGTTTGCCTTTATCATGGGCGTG
This portion of the Alphaproteobacteria bacterium genome encodes:
- a CDS encoding MarR family transcriptional regulator encodes the protein MSTKSKTKACRFSQGKNAPAKHQLVELFWHISPGFTRWAESRMEQQGMTPQRLRLMGLLMDNGPMTMGALSDELGVTATNITALVDALEKDGLVERKPHPKDRRAIMIQTTAKAEKKLAEGCTVFKDRVSELFSDFSKTEQEQFAKFMNRMREALVERGILEDLDGSKTDEAA
- a CDS encoding efflux RND transporter periplasmic adaptor subunit encodes the protein MFRFKYLILLILIAVIGYFIYVRVMMHGGAGHEMAGMPPNMAMPVSVAEVLERQVQEWNEFSGRLVAVDQVEIRPRVSGTIDSIHFSDGDNVKKGAVLFTIDPRPYEAAYQAANARAILTETEFSRAERLMADKAISQREYDQRKNDVRVARADLTRAKLDLGYTKIVAPIPGRVSRAEITVGNLVDAGGNAPVLTTIVSNRPIYADFDVDESTYLRYTRGADGQAQSFDQIPVMMGLATETGTPHTGRIESFDNKLNPASGTIRVRAIFENADGSLVPGLFARIKLGSPTETKALLITDRAVGTDQSKKFVLVVGNDNKVEYREVKLGNVADGLRIVQNGVQAGDKIVVNGLQRARPGSVVAPEIVPMDDKQPAASASPTPASAESTSAGMTEPAMPAADPAPASPTPPAESSPASAPPEMPKAPESAAPGSQQPAAKE
- a CDS encoding response regulator, yielding MEHKLRRIMCVDDEFDVLDITKECLETVGGFNVTCCSSGAEMFSRLKETCPDLILLDVMMPGMDGLKVLEEIQKSPEFSHVPVVFMTARVQPKELEEYKRLGSKAAIPKPFDPMQLSAQVEEIWLKYA
- a CDS encoding efflux RND transporter permease subunit; protein product: MNISRFFIDRPIFAAVLSLLIFISGFIAIWQLPISEYPEVVPPSVVVTAQYPGANPKVIAETVAAPLEEQINGVEDMLYMFSQGTSDGRMTLTITFKIGTDADKAQQLVQNRVNQALPRLPDIVRQFGVTTVKSSSDLTMVVHLLSPSNRYDLLYLSNYATLNIRDRLRRLQGTGQVEIFGGSDYAMRIWLDPNKIAERNMSAGDVINAIREQNVQVAAGVIGASPSPNTDLQLNVNALGRLQSEEEFADIILKTSEDGGVTRLKDVARIELGGAQYSLRSLLDNKQAVALGIFQTPDANTIELSDQVRATMEELKKDFPEGLEYDIVYDPTTFVRDSIKAVIHTLLEAVFLVVLVVILFLQTWRASIIPLLAVPVSIIGTFGLMLLFGFSINALSLFGLVLSIGVVVDDAIVVVENVERNIESGLSPKDATYQAMREVSGPIIAIGLTLIAVFVPIAFISGLTGQFYRQFALTIAISTIISAFNSLTLSPAMAALLLKGHDTPKDWLARAMDKGLGWIFRPFNRVFKTGADAYSGRVGKVLNHKAAAIFVYLILICLTVFGFSHVPTGYIPAQDKQYLIGFAQLPDGSSLDRTEDVLRRMSDIVTKTPGVAHAVAFPGLSINGFTNSSNAGIVFVPLKNFEDRKQSAGEIAGSLNMQFGAIKDAFVMVLPPPPILGLGTAGGFKLQIEDRADLGDEELFRVAQEVQGKAWQNPVLSGVFSGYQINVPQLHIDLDRTKAKQLGIPITSVFETLQVYLGSLYINDFNKFGRTYQVIAQADAPFRDQAEDIAQLKVRNDWGQMVPLGSILTVTQSYGPERSMRYNAYRTADINGGPSMGYSSGQAQQAIEKILHETLPKGMSYEWTDLTYQQILAGNTSLYVFPLCVLLVFLVLAAQYESLILPLAVILIVPMCLLCAIFGVWFSGGDNNIFTQIGLIVLVGLACKNAILIVEFARELELEGATPLKAAIEAARLRLRPILMTSFAFIMGVVPLVFSSGAGAEMRHAMGVAVFSGMLGVTFFGLFLTPVFYVALRKFAGNKLKSCTVPALHVKDSGITHG